From Candidatus Methylomirabilota bacterium, the proteins below share one genomic window:
- a CDS encoding dienelactone hydrolase family protein — protein MANPLSRRQVLKYGAFTTVGGVLTPGVSLAQAIVTDTRGLLARDIQLSVGGTAIPAYDARPEKAGRYPIVLVISGFTGNSEHNKDVVRRFAQAGFYSIAPELYFREGGMQGKDFQQMGQISGKVTRAQHLGDLRAAADYAKQQSWARADRIGVTGFCGGGALALHFTAEYPSVTAVAPWYGQVKRTFPDAPGVDAFSLVDKIKAPVLGFYGEADTGIPADDVKRFEAELRKKNPSVEFVLYPGAPHAFFSDDRPQVYKKEAAEDAWKRCVAFFDKHLKV, from the coding sequence ATGGCCAATCCGCTGAGCCGCAGGCAGGTCCTGAAGTATGGCGCATTTACGACGGTGGGTGGTGTCCTGACCCCCGGTGTCTCGCTGGCCCAGGCCATCGTCACCGACACCAGGGGCCTCCTGGCCCGCGACATCCAATTGTCCGTGGGCGGCACGGCCATCCCCGCCTACGACGCGCGGCCCGAGAAGGCCGGGCGCTATCCGATCGTCCTCGTCATCTCGGGCTTCACCGGCAATAGCGAGCACAACAAGGACGTGGTCCGGCGCTTCGCCCAGGCCGGCTTCTACTCCATCGCTCCCGAGCTCTACTTCCGCGAGGGCGGAATGCAGGGGAAGGACTTCCAGCAGATGGGCCAGATCTCGGGCAAGGTCACCCGCGCCCAGCATCTGGGCGACCTCCGCGCCGCGGCCGACTATGCCAAGCAGCAGTCGTGGGCGCGCGCGGACCGGATCGGGGTCACGGGCTTCTGCGGGGGCGGAGCGCTGGCGCTGCACTTCACCGCGGAATATCCCAGCGTGACGGCAGTCGCGCCATGGTATGGCCAGGTCAAGCGCACCTTTCCCGATGCGCCCGGAGTGGACGCCTTCAGCCTCGTGGACAAGATCAAGGCGCCTGTGCTGGGGTTCTACGGCGAGGCGGACACGGGCATTCCCGCGGATGACGTCAAGCGCTTCGAGGCCGAGCTGAGGAAGAAGAACCCGAGCGTGGAGTTCGTGCTCTATCCGGGCGCGCCGCACGCCTTCTTCTCCGACGATCGGCCGCAGGTCTACAAGAAGGAGGCCGCCGAGGATGCCTGGAAGCGTTGCGTGGCCTTCTTCGACAAGCATCTGAAGGTCTAG